In Chlamydia serpentis, the following are encoded in one genomic region:
- a CDS encoding ABC-F family ATP-binding cassette domain-containing protein produces MSIVLDKIGKSLGTRVLFDEVSVVFNPGNCYGLTGPNGAGKSTLLKIIMGIVEPTKGSISLPKKVGILRQNIDTFHDITVLDCVIMGNSRLWEALQIRDNLYLQEFTDAIGMKLAEIEEIIGEENGYRADSEAEELLTGIGIPNELFGNKMATIPIDLQFRVLLCQALFGHPEALLLDEPTNHLDLYSINWLGNFLKSYQGTVIVVSHDRHFLNTITTHIADIDYDTIIIYPGNYDAMIEMKTASREQEKADIKSKEKKITQLKEFVSKFGAGSRASQVQSRLREIKKLQPQELKKSNIQRPYIRFPLSDRSSGKVVLSLEGITKSYGDNQVIHPFSLEIYQGDKLGIIGNNGLGKTTLMKLLAGVDTPSSGSIKLGHQAICSYFPQNHSDVLADCGQETLFEWLRNRKTGISDQEIRSVLGKMLFGGDDAFKQIQALSGGETARLLMAGMMLENHNVLILDEANNHLDLESVSALSWAINDYKGTAIFVSHDRGLIQDCAMKLLIFDKDKITFFDGTMADYTASHKQLL; encoded by the coding sequence ATGAGTATAGTATTAGATAAAATTGGCAAATCTTTAGGGACTCGAGTTTTATTCGATGAGGTGTCCGTAGTCTTCAATCCTGGAAACTGCTATGGTCTTACTGGACCTAATGGTGCAGGGAAGTCTACTCTTCTAAAAATCATTATGGGAATAGTAGAACCTACAAAAGGTTCTATTTCCTTACCTAAAAAGGTAGGGATCCTACGTCAAAATATCGATACCTTTCATGATATCACTGTCTTAGATTGTGTTATTATGGGTAATTCCCGTCTTTGGGAAGCTTTACAAATTCGTGATAATCTTTACTTACAAGAATTTACTGATGCTATTGGCATGAAACTTGCTGAAATCGAAGAGATCATTGGAGAAGAAAATGGGTACCGAGCGGATTCAGAAGCCGAAGAATTGTTAACGGGGATTGGTATTCCCAACGAGCTATTTGGCAATAAAATGGCTACAATTCCGATAGATCTACAATTCCGAGTTCTTCTTTGCCAAGCTCTCTTTGGTCATCCAGAAGCACTGCTTCTTGATGAGCCTACTAACCACCTTGACCTATACTCAATTAATTGGCTAGGCAACTTTCTAAAAAGCTATCAAGGCACTGTCATTGTAGTTAGCCATGATCGACATTTCTTAAACACAATTACTACACACATTGCTGACATTGATTATGATACGATCATAATTTATCCTGGGAATTACGATGCAATGATAGAAATGAAAACTGCATCTCGGGAACAAGAAAAAGCTGACATTAAATCTAAAGAAAAGAAAATTACCCAACTCAAAGAGTTTGTTTCTAAGTTCGGTGCCGGATCACGAGCAAGTCAAGTACAATCTCGGTTGAGAGAAATTAAGAAACTGCAGCCACAAGAATTAAAAAAATCTAATATCCAACGTCCCTATATTCGTTTCCCCCTATCGGATCGGTCTTCAGGAAAAGTCGTCTTATCTTTGGAGGGAATCACGAAAAGTTATGGAGATAATCAGGTAATTCATCCTTTTTCTTTAGAAATCTATCAAGGAGACAAACTTGGGATTATTGGGAATAATGGTCTAGGCAAAACCACCTTGATGAAATTACTTGCAGGCGTGGATACACCTTCTTCTGGAAGTATAAAGCTAGGCCATCAAGCTATATGTTCCTATTTTCCTCAAAATCATAGTGATGTTTTAGCTGACTGCGGTCAAGAAACTCTGTTCGAATGGTTGCGAAATCGCAAGACAGGAATTAGTGATCAAGAGATCCGTAGTGTTTTAGGAAAAATGCTCTTTGGCGGTGATGATGCTTTCAAGCAAATTCAAGCACTATCTGGAGGAGAGACTGCACGCCTTCTTATGGCAGGAATGATGTTAGAAAATCATAATGTTCTTATTCTTGATGAAGCTAACAATCACTTAGATTTAGAATCTGTTTCTGCACTTTCTTGGGCTATAAACGACTATAAAGGTACAGCAATTTTTGTCTCTCATGATAGGGGCCTTATTCAAGATTGTGCTATGAAATTATTGATCTTTGATAAAGATAAAATTACATTCTTTGACGGTACGATGGCTGATTACACTGCAAGTCATAAGCAATTACTGTAA
- a CDS encoding tyrosine recombinase XerC: MITSIYSFLDYLRTIKSASSHTLRNYCLDLNGLKNFLEKCGNLPSSPPLKLTLDNRRVSPLPLSLFTKEHVRIYVAKLIENGKSKRTIKRCLSSIKSFGHYCVLQRILTENPAETIQGPRLPKELPSPMTYNQVEILMATPDISKYHGLRDRCLMELFYSSGLRISEIVAINKWDLDFTTHLVRIKGKGKKERIVPITPHAIQWVHTYLNHPDRAPLERDRQALFLNRFGTRISTRSIDRKFQEYLRSSGLSGHITPHTIRHTIATHWLESGMDLKTIQMLLGHSSLETTTVYTQVSIKLKKRTYQEAHPHA, encoded by the coding sequence ATGATTACCTCTATCTATTCATTCTTGGACTACTTGAGGACGATCAAAAGCGCTTCCTCACACACATTAAGAAACTATTGTTTGGATCTTAATGGGTTAAAAAATTTTTTAGAAAAATGCGGAAATCTTCCCTCTTCACCCCCACTGAAATTAACCTTGGACAACCGAAGGGTTTCTCCTCTTCCCCTTTCGTTGTTTACAAAAGAACACGTGCGTATCTATGTTGCTAAACTTATAGAAAATGGGAAAAGTAAGCGAACTATCAAGCGGTGTCTTTCTTCAATTAAAAGTTTCGGTCATTACTGTGTTCTCCAAAGAATTCTTACAGAAAATCCTGCAGAAACTATCCAAGGGCCCCGTCTTCCCAAGGAGCTGCCCTCACCTATGACTTATAATCAAGTTGAGATACTAATGGCAACTCCTGATATTTCTAAATATCATGGACTACGTGATCGCTGTCTGATGGAACTTTTTTATAGCTCTGGTTTGAGAATCAGTGAAATTGTAGCAATAAACAAATGGGATTTAGATTTTACTACCCACTTAGTTCGTATAAAAGGAAAAGGAAAGAAAGAAAGAATTGTTCCCATCACCCCCCATGCCATCCAATGGGTACACACCTATCTTAACCATCCTGACCGAGCTCCTTTAGAACGAGATCGACAAGCGCTCTTTCTAAATCGCTTTGGAACCCGGATTAGCACACGATCTATAGATAGGAAATTTCAAGAATATCTGCGAAGTTCAGGACTTTCAGGACACATCACTCCCCATACAATTCGCCATACTATAGCGACTCATTGGTTGGAGAGTGGAATGGATTTAAAGACAATCCAAATGCTTCTTGGTCATAGCTCTCTAGAGACCACAACAGTCTATACTCAAGTCTCTATAAAGTTAAAAAAACGCACCTACCAAGAAGCCCATCCTCATGCATAA
- a CDS encoding ribonuclease Z, which produces MSSRELIVLGCSSQQPTRTRNQGAYLFRWNGEGLLFDPGEGTQRQFIFANIAPTTVTRIFVSHFHGDHCLGLGSMLMRLNLDKVSYPIHCYYPASGKKYFDRLRYGTIYHETIQVIEHPISEEGVIEDFGNFRIEARRLQHQVDTLGWRITEPDTIKFLPEKLQARGIYGPIIQDLIRNEKIVINDSTVHLSDVSYIRKGDSIAVIADTLPCQAVIDLAKNSRIMLCESTYLEEHRHLAESHFHMTAKQAATLAKQAETEKLILTHFSARYLNLDDFYKEASVIFPNISVAQEYHSYSFPKNPMQNK; this is translated from the coding sequence ATGAGTTCTAGAGAATTAATTGTGTTAGGATGTTCGAGCCAACAGCCCACTCGAACACGCAATCAAGGAGCATACTTGTTTCGCTGGAATGGTGAGGGCCTGCTGTTTGATCCCGGAGAAGGTACACAACGACAATTTATCTTTGCAAATATTGCGCCTACAACAGTAACTAGAATTTTTGTTAGTCATTTTCATGGGGACCATTGCTTGGGTCTAGGCTCTATGCTAATGCGACTCAACTTAGATAAGGTCTCTTATCCTATCCACTGTTATTATCCTGCTTCGGGAAAAAAATATTTTGACCGCCTACGTTATGGCACTATTTATCATGAGACTATCCAGGTAATTGAGCATCCTATTTCTGAGGAAGGAGTTATAGAAGATTTTGGTAACTTTCGCATTGAAGCGCGACGACTTCAACATCAGGTAGATACCTTGGGATGGAGAATCACCGAACCAGACACTATAAAATTTCTTCCTGAAAAGCTTCAGGCTCGAGGTATTTATGGTCCTATTATCCAAGATCTCATTCGGAACGAAAAGATTGTTATCAATGATTCTACAGTACATCTTAGTGATGTCAGCTATATTCGAAAAGGAGATAGTATCGCTGTTATTGCTGATACTCTGCCTTGCCAAGCAGTCATAGATCTTGCAAAAAACAGTCGTATAATGCTATGTGAGAGTACGTATCTTGAAGAACATCGTCATCTTGCTGAAAGCCATTTTCATATGACTGCAAAACAAGCGGCCACCCTTGCAAAACAAGCTGAAACAGAAAAACTTATTCTCACACACTTCTCTGCACGTTACTTAAATCTTGATGATTTTTATAAAGAGGCTTCCGTTATTTTTCCGAATATTTCCGTAGCGCAAGAATACCACAGCTATTCTTTCCCTAAAAATCCTATGCAAAATAAATAG